CTATTTCCATTCCAAAGGCATCTGCGCTGTCCGTTCTTTTCCGGTTGGTTTGTGAATCGGTTTTCCTAACGGGCGGAGTGGTAGTGTCCCCTCTGCAAATTTCTGTATTCTTTCACGAGTAATAGCCACATAATTTGAATCTTGCTCAGCAGCGATCGCTTTTCGGTCATACTGCAAGGCACCAATAATAGCAGATCCAACACCACAATACGGATCCAAAACGACCCCGCCGGGCTGTGTGAGTGCCAAAACACATCGCTGGACCAATTCAACTGGAAATTGACACGGATGCTCGGTTTTCTCTGGATGGTTTGCCTTCACATTCGGGATATCCCAAACTTCATCTTCCCAGTCCTGTTTGACCACATCCCAAATATCAGAGGGATTCTTGCCGAGCGGGTTTCCTGAAAGTTGACCGCGCTTTGGACCTTTGAAATGCCGTTTGCCTGGGTATTTTGCGGGAACACGCACCGGATCGAGATTGAAAACATATTCATCGTCCTTCGTAAACCACAAAATAGTTTCATATCGACCTGAAAACCGCTTTGTGCAGTGCAACCCGTGATTAAACCGCCAGATAATTCGATTCCGTAATTTTAAGTCAAAGCGTTTGAAAATGTCATAAAAGTAAATATCGAGCGGAAACACCTCACTTTTATGAACGTAATTTCCGACTTGCCAACAGAGGCTGCCAGTCGTTGCAAGCACCCGAACTATCTCCGCAATTACAGGCTCCATATCTTTTAGGTATGACGCTAAGGACGTTTTTTTCTCGTATTTTTTCCCTATGTTGTATGGCGGAGATGTGATGATTAAATCTACAGAATCTGACGGGATACTTTTTAATAGCTCGCTGCAATCGCCATCAAAGAGGACAACATCTGCATCCGTGTTATAGGCATCTGAAACCGTAATCTGACGCGGTTCATTGAAAATATCCGTTGTAAATTCAACTGTCTTAACGCGAGAATCTGGGGATGCCATGTCGATCTCCTAAGAATGTATCAATTGACAAAAGTTATTGACAACAGCATAGCACTACCTATATTTTATAAACATTCACAACTTTTGTCCACTACTATAAGATACGGAGCAAAGGAATCTTCCCCTTTAGGATGGAGGGGATATCAGTCCTGATCTGGCGGTTGATAGTACTGTCCAAGCACCTCATTGGCGAGACTTCTGCCGTCCTCAATGACGCGTGCGGCGAAATCGAGCGTAACTTGCGTAACGTTGTTCTCTTGCGCTCGCTGCTCAATCCGAGTTTGCGTGATATTCCGCATAAATCCGGCAGGCACTAAGTTCAAGCGTTCGATTGCCTCTTGGGTCCACTGAACAGGACTCTCAATATCTTGAACGACTTCAGCGTTCTGAGCGTCGGTCTGCGCTTGCACGGCTCTGAGTTCGGGAGCGTCTTCGCGGACTGCCGCCGCTTCACCCATGCTGTCGTTGATAATCTCGGTTGCAAAGTCGTTTGTGATAGTCGCAATCTTTTGAGAACGTGCGGATTTCTCAATACGTGCTTTAACGTTTCGGCGCATATAACCGCGCGGAACACCGCGGAGTGCCTTTTTCGCCTGCTCCGACCACTGGAGTCGCACACCGTCAAACGTCTCTTCTTCGGCGGTGCCACCTTCGTCTACAGCGACATTCTGCAGTGACCCCTTGTCCACCCTCTGGAAACGCTCCGGCGATGAACTACAGACGGGACATTTCACGGGTTGCTGGTTATGCGCGGCGTAACCACATTCGCCACAGATGTATGTCTGCACGGCATCCGATTCCAGCACCTTTTGCTCAGCGATCTCTTTCGCGACGCGGGTCAACTTCTCAGAGGCACGCTGCGGCATGATTGCCTCCATCGCCATGTCAATGACGCTCTCGGTGATGACGGAATGCCCGCGTTCTATAGCGAACCGATGGACGGCTGTCTTCGCAATGCCCCGGACAAGCGGCGGTGCCTTCTCCATCCTATCCAAAGCCTCCTGCGTCCAGACGAGCGTCTCTTCCGCTTTCACATCGATTTGTGGGAAATAGCGTTGACTCGATAGGAGGACGTTGCAGGGTGCAAGGCGCAATAGATTCTCGGCGGTGCTACCGATATCCATCTCCTGTTCACTGTGGACACCGATTCTGCCTAAGACGAGGAGCCACGGGTTTGTTTTTCGGGCGTATTGTAGAATTTTTTCGTAGGCTTTGCCATCAAGTAGGGTGATTTTCAGGGCGTAGTCGTGTTCCTCTTTTGCGATAGAGCGTGCAACCTCCAAGTGCGACTGATAGATTTTCGCCAAACCTGTATCAATCACCTCCTCGTGGAGTTGTTCCTGCTCTTTAAATCTGAAAGTCCGCGCGGCGCGTTCGGTGAGCACATTCACAAC
The sequence above is a segment of the Candidatus Poribacteria bacterium genome. Coding sequences within it:
- a CDS encoding site-specific DNA-methyltransferase → MASPDSRVKTVEFTTDIFNEPRQITVSDAYNTDADVVLFDGDCSELLKSIPSDSVDLIITSPPYNIGKKYEKKTSLASYLKDMEPVIAEIVRVLATTGSLCWQVGNYVHKSEVFPLDIYFYDIFKRFDLKLRNRIIWRFNHGLHCTKRFSGRYETILWFTKDDEYVFNLDPVRVPAKYPGKRHFKGPKRGQLSGNPLGKNPSDIWDVVKQDWEDEVWDIPNVKANHPEKTEHPCQFPVELVQRCVLALTQPGGVVLDPYCGVGSAIIGALQYDRKAIAAEQDSNYVAITRERIQKFAEGTLPLRPLGKPIHKPTGKERTAQMPLEWK
- a CDS encoding universal stress protein UspA; its protein translation is MIKKIYVPVDNSDYSDASIALAVAFARKFGSQLVGSHVYAAKMHDVRFKQMEYTLPEEYQDEVELEKQRRIHDTLITMGLQLISDSYLEVMKQKCTEFGIPFEARMPEGKHFIKLVEDIQEGDYDLVIMGALGMGAVKDSLIGGVCERVVRRINTDTLVVRDLESVEESEGNILVGIDGSPESFSGLKTAIQLGHKFNRQVEAVGVYDPYLHYIVFNSVVNVLTERAARTFRFKEQEQLHEEVIDTGLAKIYQSHLEVARSIAKEEHDYALKITLLDGKAYEKILQYARKTNPWLLVLGRIGVHSEQEMDIGSTAENLLRLAPCNVLLSSQRYFPQIDVKAEETLVWTQEALDRMEKAPPLVRGIAKTAVHRFAIERGHSVITESVIDMAMEAIMPQRASEKLTRVAKEIAEQKVLESDAVQTYICGECGYAAHNQQPVKCPVCSSSPERFQRVDKGSLQNVAVDEGGTAEEETFDGVRLQWSEQAKKALRGVPRGYMRRNVKARIEKSARSQKIATITNDFATEIINDSMGEAAAVREDAPELRAVQAQTDAQNAEVVQDIESPVQWTQEAIERLNLVPAGFMRNITQTRIEQRAQENNVTQVTLDFAARVIEDGRSLANEVLGQYYQPPDQD